The Coffea eugenioides isolate CCC68of chromosome 8, Ceug_1.0, whole genome shotgun sequence genome has a segment encoding these proteins:
- the LOC113780447 gene encoding transcription initiation factor TFIID subunit 11-like, with protein sequence MEEQQSEEHPVSDNKEEPAQPTNADVTVTKSPRKGKRTAKRKSIAQSKEKQTVDPSRDQQNTEKTAEDQQNEEPSTRKSPRTRSGVQSAAQSAQHSGKKSGLSSLRLKLLLNPLLYPSSSTMKPETGGLMMTMTSDQQATFFAKRNLLVPPIPPENENAHRKEPRTEPTTEATPEYRASSSQPQDKGKAPAIEEENDDDEDEDTEEEDPAQFRLARRRSGSSKITF encoded by the exons ATGGAGGAACAGCAATCTGAGGAGCATCCAGTGAGTGACAACAAAGAGGAACCAGCGCAGCCCACCAATGCAGATGTAACTGTCACCAAATCACCCAGGAAGGGTAAAAGGACTGCAAAAAGGAAGAGCATTGCTCAGTCCAAGGAAAAGCAAACTGTTGATCCTTCTAGGGATCAGCAGAATACAGAAAAAACTGCTGAGGATCAGCAAAATGAGGAACCATCTACCAGAAAATCACCAAGGACAAGGTCTGGTGTCCAAAGTGCTGCACAATCTGCTCAGCATAGTGGAAAAAAAAGCGGCCTGAGCAGCCTGAGACTCAAACTGCTACTGAACCCACTCCTCTACCCAAGTTCATCGACGATGAAGCCAGAGACAG GTGGCTTGATGATGACCATGACTTCTGATCAACAAGCTACCTTTTTTGCCAAAAGGAATCTGCTTGTACCTCCCATTCCTcctgaaaatgaaaatgctcacCGAAAGGAGCCTAGAACTGAGCCAACCACTGAGGCCACCCCAGAGTACCGTGCCTCCAGTTCTCAACCACAAGACAAGGGAAAAGCTCCGGCAATTGAAGAAGAGAATGAcgatgatgaggatgaggacACTGAGGAAGAAGACCCTGCTCAATTTCGTCTGGCTAGAAGAAGGTCTGGATCCTCCAAGATCACATTTTAG